Proteins from a genomic interval of Scomber scombrus chromosome 11, fScoSco1.1, whole genome shotgun sequence:
- the serbp1b gene encoding SERPINE1 mRNA-binding protein 1 isoform X1 produces MPGHLQEGFGCVVTNRFDQLLDDESDPFEILKAAENKKKEGAAAAGATKTAAQAAKQPKKESQKDRKNPLLDKKEESQAPVPLKKEGIRRVGRRPDQQGQPGSQHQGGQGEGRPGDKRPDRRPPRERRFEKPAEDKPEGGGEFSVEKPSGDRPPRGRGGGRGVRGGRGRGMGRGEGFDSRGKRDFDRHSGNDKSNQKSEEKRSGSGSHNWGNVKDEVSEAEQTPAPETTPEGEENAPAGSENKFSRENEVEEVKNEGPKEMTLDEWKAMQDKERTKVEFNIRKPNEGTDSQWKKGYVLHKSKSEDRPVGALIDAPETEVEPPALYKQGPADESSDHHFRKPANDITSQLEINFGDLGRPGRGRGGARGGRGGRGGGGGSRPARGGGRSEKASGVSVPNVDDPEAFPALA; encoded by the exons ATGCCCGGACACCTGCAAGAAGGCTTCGGCTGCGTCGTGACCAACCGGTTCGACCAGTTATTAGACGATGAGTCCGACCCGTTTGAGATCCTGAAAGCTgcagaaaacaagaagaaggagggggCCGCCGCCGCCGGGGCCACCAAGACCGCCGCTCAAGCAGCCAAGCAGCCGAAGAAGGAGTCACAGAAGGACAGGAAGAACCCGCTGCTCGACAAGAAGGAGGAGAGTCAGGCTCCGGTCCCCCTGAAGAAAGAAG GCATCAGGAGGGTGGGCCGGCGGCCAGACCAGCAGGGTCAGCCTGGTTCCCAGCATCAGGGTGGGCAGGGTGAGGGGCGACCCGGAGACAAGAGGCCGGACCGGAGACCTCCTCGAGAGCGCCGCTTTGAGAAGCCCGCTGAGGACAAGCCTGAGGGAGGTGGAGAGTTCTCTGTAGAGAA GCCTTCTGGAGACAGGCCCCCAAGAGGGCGTGGTGGCGGCCGGGGTGTGCGTGGTGGAAGAGGTCGGGGTATGGGCCGAGGAGAAGGCTTTGActcccgtgggaaacgtgacttTGACAGACACAGCGGCAATGACAAATC CAATCAGAAAAGTGAGGAGAAGCGCAGCGGTAGCGGATCACACAACTGGGGCAACGTGAAGGATGAAGTGAG tgaGGCTGAACAGACTCCAGCTCCTGAGACGACcccagagggagaggaaaacgCACCTGCCGGTTCTGAGAACAAGT TTTCCAGGGAGAACGAGGTGGAAGAAGTGAAAAACGAAGGCCCCAAAGAGATGACCCTGGACGAGTGGAAGGCCATGCAGGACAAGGAACGCACCAAGGTGGAGTTCAACATCCGTAAGCCCAACGAAGGAACCGACAGCCAGTGGAAGAAAGGATACGTGCTGCACAAGTCCAAGAGTGAAGAT AGGCCTGTCGGTGCTTTGATTGACGCCCCAGAGACGGAAGTAGAACCACCAGCTTTGTACAAG cAGGGCCCCGCTGACGAGTCCAGTGACCACCATTTCCGCAAACCAGCCAACGACATAACATCTCAGCTGGAGATCAACTTCGGAGACCTGGGCCGCCCCGGCCGCGGGCGTGGGGGCGCTCGCGGAGGCAGGGGAGGCCGCGGCGGCGGGGGAGGCAGCAGGCCAGCACGCGGGGGAGGACGTTCCGAAAAG GCTAGTGGAGTGTCAGTCCCCAATGTGGATGATCCTGAGGCCTTCCCAGCTCTGGCCTAA
- the LOC133990491 gene encoding 3-keto-steroid reductase/17-beta-hydroxysteroid dehydrogenase 7-like, which produces MERIVIVTGANSGIGLALCDRLLTVDSHLRLCLACRNMQRAHAARSTLLTSHPDARVDVVHLDVGSVQSVLTAAQEVQSRYSRIDFLYLNAGIMPNPQVDIKALFKGLFSRNVINMFATAEGLLTQQDRLNSDGLQEVFATNLFGHFLLIKELEPLLCQPSHTSRIVWTSSSNARRSAFSMDDIQHTHGTEPYSSSKYASDLLSLALNRHKNSQGLFSSVVCPGLVMTNLTYGILPSFFWTLIMPIMFLIRIFTNTFTLTPHNGAEALHWLFLQKPESLDPRAKYHSLTSGLGTNYTQPRQMDVDDGMSEVLYEKLLELEKGVRRKLTERNADKETHGQ; this is translated from the exons ATGGAGAGAATTGTCATTGTGACCGGCGCCAACAG cGGCATTGGCCTGGCCTTGTGTGACAGGCTGCTTACTGTGGACAGCCATCTCCGGCTTTGTCTGGCCTGCAGAAACATGCAGCGGGCCCATGCTGCCCGCTCCACCCTTCTGACCTCTCACCCTGATGCCCGTGTGGACGTAGTGCACCTTGATGTGGGCTCTGTGCAGTCAGTGCTCACTGCTGCGCAGGAAGTCCAGTCCAG gtACAGCAGAATAGACTTTCTGTATCTTAATGCGGGAATTATGCCTAATCCACAAGTGGATATCAAAGCCTTATTCAAAGGCCTGTTTTCCAG GAATGTCATCAACATGTTTGCAACAGCAGAGGGTCTCTTAACTCAACAGGACCGCCTCAACTCAGATGGCCTGCAGGAGGTTTTTGCCACCAACCTCTTTGGTCATTTTCTACTG ATTAAGGAGCTGGAGCCTCTTCTGTGTCAGCCAAGTCACACGTCAAGAATAGTGTGGACCTCCTCGAGTAACGCCCGCCGCTCTGCCTTTAGCATGGACGACATCCAGCACACACACGGCACAGAACCTTACAGCTCCTCCAAGTACGCTTCAGACCTGCTCAGTCTGGCGCTCAACAGACACAAGAACAGCCAG GGGCTTTTCTCCTCTGTTGTATGTCCCGGGCTGGTGATGACCAATCTAACCTACGGTatcctcccctcctttttctGGACTCTCATCATGCCCATCATGTTTCTG ATCCGAATCTTTaccaacacattcacactcacaccacACAACGGAGCAGAGGCTTTG CACTGGCTGTTCCTTCAAAAGCCAGAATCTCTGGATCCGAGGGCAAAGTATCACAGTTTAACATCAGGACTTGGGACAAACTATACTCAGCCTCGACAG ATGGACGTTGACGATGGCATGTCAGAGGTGCTTTATGAGAAACTTCTTGAACTTGAAAAAGGGGTCAGAAGGAAACTGACTGAAAGAAACGCTGATAAGGAAACTCATGGACAGTAA
- the LOC133990925 gene encoding carboxyl-terminal PDZ ligand of neuronal nitric oxide synthase protein-like → MPGVTKYNLVDDAHDLRIPMHNDEVFQHGVCFEAKYIGSLEVGRPGSRMEIVAAMRRIRYEFKLKKIKKKKVNIVVSTDFVKVILRKKKKRKGLTWDESTILVTQDPIYRIFYVSHDAQDLKIFSYIARDGQSNIFRCNVFKSKRKSQAMRIVRTVGQAFDVCHQLTLQQKSNDQEDEEGKADDTEAAPAKKRFALSEETDLEATTEESIECVSSSDPEKSKKDEALDNDGKESDDPSLLLSSPILGASVSGLSAAEAPCSADHQVHLLQKQLQQQEQQALAASAQVHVLQEQLSVEVCARTEAHTRVQRLLQQNTDLLQHISLLVKQIQELELKAAGQLTSMGSQDSLLEITFRAKPPSTPHEPLTPSSSTGPLVSHSQQQISDSAWVSALPGPCSPGTMGTDASPLGISGSGVRLECFRFSFRTPDNQDQGQETGETPSDGAMDDSSLLGEQVLGALELLRFRESGIGSEYESNTDESDDRDSWGHGEGTGIEGAARLMNVLNAEGLPDCLGDEMAV, encoded by the exons ATGCCAGGAGTAACCAAGTATAATTTAGTAGATGACGCGCATGATTTGAGGATCCCCATGCACAATGACGAGGTGTTTCAGCATGGGGTCTGCTTCGAAGCAAAG TACATTGGCAGTTTGGAGGTGGGCCGCCCTGGCAGCCGGATGGAGATAGTCGCTGCAATGAGGAGAATCAGA TATGAATTCAAgctgaagaaaataaagaaaaagaaggtcAATATTGTTGTGTCCACTGATTTTGTCAAAGTGATTTTACGCAAAAAGAAGAAG AGAAAAGGGTTGACGTGGGATGAGAGTACAATCTTGGTGACGCAGGATCCCATCTATAG AATCTTCTATGTCTCACATGATGCTCAAGACTTAAAGATCTTCAGCTATATAGCACGAGATGGACAGAGCAACATTTTCCGCTGCAATGTCTTCAAGTCTAAGAGGAAG TCTCAAGCCATGAGGATTGTGCGGACGGTAGGTCAGGCATTCGATGTGTGTCATCAGCTGACCCTGCAGCAGAAAAGCAATGAccaggaggacgaggaggggAAGGCGGATGACACTGAGGCAGCGCCAG CTAAGAAGAGATTTGCATTGTCAGAGGAGACCGACCTTGAAGCCACAACAGAGGAGAGCATTGAGTGTGTCTCTTCATCAGACCCGGAGAAGAGTAAAAAGGACGAGGCCCTCGATAACGATGGAAAG GAATCCGATGACCCCTCTCTTCTGCTGAGCTCCCCCATCCTTGGAGCCTCTGTATCGGGTCTGTCAGCAGCAGAGGCTCCCTGCTCTGCTGACCACCAGGTCCATCTCCTTCAGAAAcagctacagcagcaggaacagcagGCGCTGGCAGCTTCTGCACAG GTACACGTGCTGCAGGAGCAGCTGTCGGTGGAGGTGTGTGCTCGAACCGAAGCCCATACCAGAGTCCAGAGGCTGCTGCAGCAGAACACAGACCTGCTACAACATATTTCCCTGCTGGTCAAACAGATCCAGGAACTGGAGCTCAAAGCTGCAGGCCAGTTAACATCTA TGGGCTCCCAGGACAGTCTGCTGGAAATCACTTTCCGTGCCAAGCCCCCCAGCACTCCCCATGAACCCCTTACTCCTTCCTCCTCTACGGGCCCCTTGGTGTCTCACTCTCAGCAGCAGATTAGTGACAGTGCCTGGGTCTCCGCCCTCCCTGGGCCCTGCTCTCCAGGTACCATGGGTACTGACGCCAGCCCTCTGGGGATCAGCGGTAGCGGAGTTCGGCTCGAGTGCTTCCGCTTCTCGTTCCGGACACCGGACAACCAGGATCAAGGCCAGGAAACAGGGGAGACTCCCAGCGACGGAGCGATGGATGATAGCTCGCTATTGGGAGAGCAGGTCCTTGGAGCCCTGGAGCTGCTCCGGTTCAGGGAATCAGGGATTGGATCAGAGTACGAATCAAACACAGATGAAAGCGACGACAGGGACAGCTGGGGGCACGGGGAGGGAACGGGGATCGAGGGCGCCGCTCGACTCATGAACGTGTTGAATGCAGAAGGTCTGCCGGACTGCTTAGGAGATGAGATGGCTGTGTAG
- the serbp1b gene encoding SERPINE1 mRNA-binding protein 1 isoform X4: protein MPGHLQEGFGCVVTNRFDQLLDDESDPFEILKAAENKKKEGAAAAGATKTAAQAAKQPKKESQKDRKNPLLDKKEESQAPVPLKKEGIRRVGRRPDQQGQPGSQHQGGQGEGRPGDKRPDRRPPRERRFEKPAEDKPEGGGEFSVEKPSGDRPPRGRGGGRGVRGGRGRGMGRGEGFDSRGKRDFDRHSGNDKSNQKSEEKRSGSGSHNWGNVKDEVSEAEQTPAPETTPEGEENAPAGSENKENEVEEVKNEGPKEMTLDEWKAMQDKERTKVEFNIRKPNEGTDSQWKKGYVLHKSKSEDRPVGALIDAPETEVEPPALYKGPADESSDHHFRKPANDITSQLEINFGDLGRPGRGRGGARGGRGGRGGGGGSRPARGGGRSEKASGVSVPNVDDPEAFPALA, encoded by the exons ATGCCCGGACACCTGCAAGAAGGCTTCGGCTGCGTCGTGACCAACCGGTTCGACCAGTTATTAGACGATGAGTCCGACCCGTTTGAGATCCTGAAAGCTgcagaaaacaagaagaaggagggggCCGCCGCCGCCGGGGCCACCAAGACCGCCGCTCAAGCAGCCAAGCAGCCGAAGAAGGAGTCACAGAAGGACAGGAAGAACCCGCTGCTCGACAAGAAGGAGGAGAGTCAGGCTCCGGTCCCCCTGAAGAAAGAAG GCATCAGGAGGGTGGGCCGGCGGCCAGACCAGCAGGGTCAGCCTGGTTCCCAGCATCAGGGTGGGCAGGGTGAGGGGCGACCCGGAGACAAGAGGCCGGACCGGAGACCTCCTCGAGAGCGCCGCTTTGAGAAGCCCGCTGAGGACAAGCCTGAGGGAGGTGGAGAGTTCTCTGTAGAGAA GCCTTCTGGAGACAGGCCCCCAAGAGGGCGTGGTGGCGGCCGGGGTGTGCGTGGTGGAAGAGGTCGGGGTATGGGCCGAGGAGAAGGCTTTGActcccgtgggaaacgtgacttTGACAGACACAGCGGCAATGACAAATC CAATCAGAAAAGTGAGGAGAAGCGCAGCGGTAGCGGATCACACAACTGGGGCAACGTGAAGGATGAAGTGAG tgaGGCTGAACAGACTCCAGCTCCTGAGACGACcccagagggagaggaaaacgCACCTGCCGGTTCTGAGAACAA GGAGAACGAGGTGGAAGAAGTGAAAAACGAAGGCCCCAAAGAGATGACCCTGGACGAGTGGAAGGCCATGCAGGACAAGGAACGCACCAAGGTGGAGTTCAACATCCGTAAGCCCAACGAAGGAACCGACAGCCAGTGGAAGAAAGGATACGTGCTGCACAAGTCCAAGAGTGAAGAT AGGCCTGTCGGTGCTTTGATTGACGCCCCAGAGACGGAAGTAGAACCACCAGCTTTGTACAAG GGCCCCGCTGACGAGTCCAGTGACCACCATTTCCGCAAACCAGCCAACGACATAACATCTCAGCTGGAGATCAACTTCGGAGACCTGGGCCGCCCCGGCCGCGGGCGTGGGGGCGCTCGCGGAGGCAGGGGAGGCCGCGGCGGCGGGGGAGGCAGCAGGCCAGCACGCGGGGGAGGACGTTCCGAAAAG GCTAGTGGAGTGTCAGTCCCCAATGTGGATGATCCTGAGGCCTTCCCAGCTCTGGCCTAA
- the serbp1b gene encoding SERPINE1 mRNA-binding protein 1 isoform X3 yields the protein MPGHLQEGFGCVVTNRFDQLLDDESDPFEILKAAENKKKEGAAAAGATKTAAQAAKQPKKESQKDRKNPLLDKKEESQAPVPLKKEGIRRVGRRPDQQGQPGSQHQGGQGEGRPGDKRPDRRPPRERRFEKPAEDKPEGGGEFSVEKPSGDRPPRGRGGGRGVRGGRGRGMGRGEGFDSRGKRDFDRHSGNDKSNQKSEEKRSGSGSHNWGNVKDEVSEAEQTPAPETTPEGEENAPAGSENKENEVEEVKNEGPKEMTLDEWKAMQDKERTKVEFNIRKPNEGTDSQWKKGYVLHKSKSEDRPVGALIDAPETEVEPPALYKQGPADESSDHHFRKPANDITSQLEINFGDLGRPGRGRGGARGGRGGRGGGGGSRPARGGGRSEKASGVSVPNVDDPEAFPALA from the exons ATGCCCGGACACCTGCAAGAAGGCTTCGGCTGCGTCGTGACCAACCGGTTCGACCAGTTATTAGACGATGAGTCCGACCCGTTTGAGATCCTGAAAGCTgcagaaaacaagaagaaggagggggCCGCCGCCGCCGGGGCCACCAAGACCGCCGCTCAAGCAGCCAAGCAGCCGAAGAAGGAGTCACAGAAGGACAGGAAGAACCCGCTGCTCGACAAGAAGGAGGAGAGTCAGGCTCCGGTCCCCCTGAAGAAAGAAG GCATCAGGAGGGTGGGCCGGCGGCCAGACCAGCAGGGTCAGCCTGGTTCCCAGCATCAGGGTGGGCAGGGTGAGGGGCGACCCGGAGACAAGAGGCCGGACCGGAGACCTCCTCGAGAGCGCCGCTTTGAGAAGCCCGCTGAGGACAAGCCTGAGGGAGGTGGAGAGTTCTCTGTAGAGAA GCCTTCTGGAGACAGGCCCCCAAGAGGGCGTGGTGGCGGCCGGGGTGTGCGTGGTGGAAGAGGTCGGGGTATGGGCCGAGGAGAAGGCTTTGActcccgtgggaaacgtgacttTGACAGACACAGCGGCAATGACAAATC CAATCAGAAAAGTGAGGAGAAGCGCAGCGGTAGCGGATCACACAACTGGGGCAACGTGAAGGATGAAGTGAG tgaGGCTGAACAGACTCCAGCTCCTGAGACGACcccagagggagaggaaaacgCACCTGCCGGTTCTGAGAACAA GGAGAACGAGGTGGAAGAAGTGAAAAACGAAGGCCCCAAAGAGATGACCCTGGACGAGTGGAAGGCCATGCAGGACAAGGAACGCACCAAGGTGGAGTTCAACATCCGTAAGCCCAACGAAGGAACCGACAGCCAGTGGAAGAAAGGATACGTGCTGCACAAGTCCAAGAGTGAAGAT AGGCCTGTCGGTGCTTTGATTGACGCCCCAGAGACGGAAGTAGAACCACCAGCTTTGTACAAG cAGGGCCCCGCTGACGAGTCCAGTGACCACCATTTCCGCAAACCAGCCAACGACATAACATCTCAGCTGGAGATCAACTTCGGAGACCTGGGCCGCCCCGGCCGCGGGCGTGGGGGCGCTCGCGGAGGCAGGGGAGGCCGCGGCGGCGGGGGAGGCAGCAGGCCAGCACGCGGGGGAGGACGTTCCGAAAAG GCTAGTGGAGTGTCAGTCCCCAATGTGGATGATCCTGAGGCCTTCCCAGCTCTGGCCTAA
- the serbp1b gene encoding SERPINE1 mRNA-binding protein 1 isoform X2 has translation MPGHLQEGFGCVVTNRFDQLLDDESDPFEILKAAENKKKEGAAAAGATKTAAQAAKQPKKESQKDRKNPLLDKKEESQAPVPLKKEGIRRVGRRPDQQGQPGSQHQGGQGEGRPGDKRPDRRPPRERRFEKPAEDKPEGGGEFSVEKPSGDRPPRGRGGGRGVRGGRGRGMGRGEGFDSRGKRDFDRHSGNDKSNQKSEEKRSGSGSHNWGNVKDEVSEAEQTPAPETTPEGEENAPAGSENKFSRENEVEEVKNEGPKEMTLDEWKAMQDKERTKVEFNIRKPNEGTDSQWKKGYVLHKSKSEDRPVGALIDAPETEVEPPALYKGPADESSDHHFRKPANDITSQLEINFGDLGRPGRGRGGARGGRGGRGGGGGSRPARGGGRSEKASGVSVPNVDDPEAFPALA, from the exons ATGCCCGGACACCTGCAAGAAGGCTTCGGCTGCGTCGTGACCAACCGGTTCGACCAGTTATTAGACGATGAGTCCGACCCGTTTGAGATCCTGAAAGCTgcagaaaacaagaagaaggagggggCCGCCGCCGCCGGGGCCACCAAGACCGCCGCTCAAGCAGCCAAGCAGCCGAAGAAGGAGTCACAGAAGGACAGGAAGAACCCGCTGCTCGACAAGAAGGAGGAGAGTCAGGCTCCGGTCCCCCTGAAGAAAGAAG GCATCAGGAGGGTGGGCCGGCGGCCAGACCAGCAGGGTCAGCCTGGTTCCCAGCATCAGGGTGGGCAGGGTGAGGGGCGACCCGGAGACAAGAGGCCGGACCGGAGACCTCCTCGAGAGCGCCGCTTTGAGAAGCCCGCTGAGGACAAGCCTGAGGGAGGTGGAGAGTTCTCTGTAGAGAA GCCTTCTGGAGACAGGCCCCCAAGAGGGCGTGGTGGCGGCCGGGGTGTGCGTGGTGGAAGAGGTCGGGGTATGGGCCGAGGAGAAGGCTTTGActcccgtgggaaacgtgacttTGACAGACACAGCGGCAATGACAAATC CAATCAGAAAAGTGAGGAGAAGCGCAGCGGTAGCGGATCACACAACTGGGGCAACGTGAAGGATGAAGTGAG tgaGGCTGAACAGACTCCAGCTCCTGAGACGACcccagagggagaggaaaacgCACCTGCCGGTTCTGAGAACAAGT TTTCCAGGGAGAACGAGGTGGAAGAAGTGAAAAACGAAGGCCCCAAAGAGATGACCCTGGACGAGTGGAAGGCCATGCAGGACAAGGAACGCACCAAGGTGGAGTTCAACATCCGTAAGCCCAACGAAGGAACCGACAGCCAGTGGAAGAAAGGATACGTGCTGCACAAGTCCAAGAGTGAAGAT AGGCCTGTCGGTGCTTTGATTGACGCCCCAGAGACGGAAGTAGAACCACCAGCTTTGTACAAG GGCCCCGCTGACGAGTCCAGTGACCACCATTTCCGCAAACCAGCCAACGACATAACATCTCAGCTGGAGATCAACTTCGGAGACCTGGGCCGCCCCGGCCGCGGGCGTGGGGGCGCTCGCGGAGGCAGGGGAGGCCGCGGCGGCGGGGGAGGCAGCAGGCCAGCACGCGGGGGAGGACGTTCCGAAAAG GCTAGTGGAGTGTCAGTCCCCAATGTGGATGATCCTGAGGCCTTCCCAGCTCTGGCCTAA